The stretch of DNA ACTTGTAACAGTTTTCTAATACTAAATGAATGCATATTCAATGTAAGCCAACTACAACAACATTCACTTTCCAATTACAGTATGAATATTGTTTTGTGCTTACTATAAAATTAACATGGTAGTTACAGATGCCTCCTTTCTAATAATTTACACACTGTTCTAGACTGTCCTGAGGCCCAAACTATGGCTTACTCAACAGAAATATACACTTGACtgcaaatataaacattttaagtCTCTTGTCACATATAGTCAACTCTCATTTTTATGTCATACACCGCACACGGGGGTAAGGATGTACTTGTTTGTTCAAAAGGACTATAGAGAGCATGGCTGCAGGTATACTGTTATAAATGATTCAACAGTTCATTTGTGTTTTATCtattattcaaaataataacaaagCAAGCCAAACTACCTGGGGAGTTTTTCTCAAACACAGAGGAACAGATGAAAACCCCTTTACATAATACAGAGTGTGGGGGCAATGTGCTGTGTGCTCTTTGTGCTGACACCAGTTATTATCTGTCAATAGAGGTGAGTTTTATAACTATTGTGCTTCCTCTTTGAAACACAGTATAAAGGTTTGCAGAGCACGCACTGCTTTTCACTTCAGCTGCTCTCTATCTGTGTAGGTTTAGCCGTTTCATTTTGGAAGACAAAGAACACAAATGGCGTTCTCTAACCGAAGCCTTCAGTGGCGTAGAAGAACATCCTTTCAACCTACTGCACTCAGTGTCAGTGGTTCAGCCTCCAGGAAAATGGCCATCCAAAAGATGCAGGCACCTAGTGTCTATGGGGGAGCTGGTGGCTATGGCACCCGCATATCTACCAGCACCAGCTATGGACAAGGCTTTAGTGGGAACTTCCAGCTTAATATTACTGGTAATGATGTGCTGCTCACTGGCAATGAAAAATCAACTATGCAAAATCTAAATGATCGTTTGGCTTCATATCTGGAGAAGGTGCACTCTCTAGAAAAGGCAAACTCCCTGATTGAAAAGCAGATCAAGGAGTGGTATGAGAAGAATACCACGGTCATAAGGTATGACTATAGCTCATACTTTAAAACAACTGAAGATCTCCAGAAGAAGGTAAGATATCATATAACCATCTATAAATATATGAATTGCAATTATCGGGAAGATAGACAATAATCTATTGTAGAAAATGAACTTTTCCAAATTGCAATTGTCTCAGCTAAGAAAAattaatgctttattttgatCAGATACAAATTAGCGACAGATTTTACATAATTTGTGATACTAGATATATGTCTGCAGATGTGAGTGATCTcatacatgaaaacaaaattaattaatcCTCCTATATTTGCCTTAGGTAATTTTAATTAGTGAAAGTACTGATGGTAATTTACATATTCAAATATAGTTTAGCATTTGTCaaagtgttttttcagaaaagaatgtCAAATGCTCAGACAAAATAATAGATCACTACTTGAAATAGTAAACTACCACtataaacaataaaatactCCCACAGCAATCAGCTGATAGATTTGTCAAATTATGTTTCCAGTGAACTTCCTTAAATCTTTCCCCTCTTACTTTTCACCAGTTCAATTTCCCATCCTTTAAAAGCAGTTCCCTTTCAGAGAACAGTTCATCCCAACTATTTTATATACCTATTTTATGACAGGATAATTTGCCTTTTGGAGAACCCTAATTCCTTCTGTGCACTTCAAAGGGAACTTAGCTTAAACCTAGATGACTAATAGACAGCTAAAGTTAAGCGAGATGAAGCCCACATGCAGTGTTAATTTCCAGAAATGGAGCAAGTGTGCTTTTATGTTCAAAGATTCATTCCTTTTCAACTATTCCTTTTTAGATTGGTGCTGCACAGTTGGAAAATGCAAGGCTTGTCTTGCAGATTGACAATGCCAGACTGGCTGCTGATGATTTTAGACTGAAGTAAGTTCCATGATCGTTTCATAAATTCTCTTTCATGCTCCTCTTATTCATGAAAGCTTCTAGTTATTAGTATCAAAGCTGAGAAGTAAACATTTTCTAACATAAAGTTTAATAAAAAGTTTACAACTAAGGCTATAGTAGTTACTGATTCTAACATTTACATCAAACAGTTGCATTTTCATGATGACAAAACAAGCTTTATTTTACAGGTATGAGAATGAATACCTGCTTAGGCAAAGTGTCAAGAGTGACATTAATGGACTGCTCCGGGTTTATGATGACTTGACTTTGATGAAATCTGATTTGGAGTCACAGATTGAAAGTGTGAATGAAGAACTAGCTTTTCTTAAGAAGAACCATGAGGAGGTGAGAGCAGCCAAACACTGTCAGGGAGAGATGTTTTTAAGTGCCATACATAAACTCAGCCTCACTAGGAATAATGAAATCTTCATGGTTAATCTGAAAGAATATTACACCTATGGTGGGATTCAGCTCCAGATTAGCATATCAAAATTTAGGTTCCTATTCATATATTACCTTTGTGAATGTGCCTATGGTTCTATTACAATCAACTGAGAGACAGTCAATAAAACAGACATACCGTAGAGAGTGATTCTGATCACTGTAGAGCAAACACCTATTGGCTGGTCAGCTGGGACACTCTCTGGCCTCTACTGGTTGTAACAGGAACTCTGGCTCATGCAGAGATACCTACAACTTAGATATGTGTACTCGGTATCTCCTGGGAGTCTAAGTTCAAACTGAACCTCACCCTTAGCATTATATTTATAGTTTCAAAGACCTACAAAAGTAA from Haliaeetus albicilla chromosome 7, bHalAlb1.1, whole genome shotgun sequence encodes:
- the KRT20 gene encoding keratin, type I cytoskeletal 20 isoform X1, whose translation is MAFSNRSLQWRRRTSFQPTALSVSGSASRKMAIQKMQAPSVYGGAGGYGTRISTSTSYGQGFSGNFQLNITGNDVLLTGNEKSTMQNLNDRLASYLEKVHSLEKANSLIEKQIKEWYEKNTTVIRYDYSSYFKTTEDLQKKIGAAQLENARLVLQIDNARLAADDFRLKYENEYLLRQSVKSDINGLLRVYDDLTLMKSDLESQIESVNEELAFLKKNHEEDVDRLRKQVSSSVNVEVDAAPSTNLAAIMENMRQQYEEMAEKNRQEAKERFEKQTEELNQKVAIDAEQLQGQRREITNRKQIFQGLKLELQTQLNMKKPLEDTLAETEARYRYQLTQIQEAVVHLEAQLRQLRADMEGQNKEYSMLLDIKTRLEMEIATYRRLLEGEDSRHFQVDVPTAELEKESSKVKKIKTIVEEVVDGKVVSSKVEEIEEKL
- the KRT20 gene encoding keratin, type I cytoskeletal 20 isoform X2, encoding MAFSNRSLQWRRRTSFQPTALSVSGSASRKMAIQKMQAPSVYGGAGGYGTRISTSTSYGQGFSGNFQLNITGNDVLLTGNEKSTMQNLNDRLASYLEKVHSLEKANSLIEKQIKEWYEKNTTVIRYDYSSYFKTTEDLQKKIGAAQLENARLVLQIDNARLAADDFRLKYENEYLLRQSVKSDINGLLRVYDDLTLMKSDLESQIESVNEELAFLKKNHEEDVDRLRKQVSSSVNVEVDAAPSTNLAAIMENMRQQYEEMAEKNRQEAKERFEKQTEELNQKVAIDAEQLQGQRREITNRKQIFQGLKLELQTQLNMKKPLEDTLAETEARYRYQLTQIQEAVVHLEAQLRQLRADMEGQNKEYSMLLDIKTRLEMEIATYRRLLEGEDSRISLPESSKVKKIKTIVEEVVDGKVVSSKVEEIEEKL